One Coffea arabica cultivar ET-39 chromosome 5e, Coffea Arabica ET-39 HiFi, whole genome shotgun sequence DNA segment encodes these proteins:
- the LOC113688216 gene encoding uncharacterized protein isoform X1, producing MAFTITHTSHLFANPSYHPAIHFPELPLKQRKITRHHCLPPKSQPSEHVPLTNDHDRRQQKLLQAVAESNEEQLPGVRTFENDSARLTLVGAVDFQQAVTAAAADGGRAANEHIIAGLPTMVIETVFPGRPDDCSTLSTRLFLPASKVKEKAKKLKATLSEDILSSTTSENILAMTFRQVVLQQLWSFELVAFRCGTERNIDDFGNLREQVLATFTISSSEEHMLSVLAEVICSSALESIESHTVGQSFGRASAKFIQWFHKPKRYVSKDSSIILHKLLDNEIAANAKILLDKFSSRRVKSMGIKSKYSWWTLSSDPELEKFNGPEFTAGLNEHIPSYRLQIDAGKFKDVKIEGGNLFTTNIWEILLTHCQMIKAGWSLKLRVSIPGVCLADILDIYYQDDFTLPAKQLSCDAMMNLSNLSRNKSGSSLLKILSATLAGGLLLVMISILSQLYLPNLPRWRKYHKDHSVQSSCIRCIEPESLGLTQLEACCIAVIRKLKDSFGWPGEIITKAGHCAWTGELPLYLKRMVEIDSKTSDVLSTVTLPGERIEEMKGSVQDIASYQVVLSTEGEVVGFQPRSRMAVNHWASNPLTKELYARRNLSPGFLEPGLKIHHPSDVVLLELLMSANPEPHFALVRPVGI from the exons ATGGCGTTCACCATTACACACACCAGCCATCTCTTCGCCAACCCTTCATACCATCCTGCAAtccattttccagaattgccCCTCAAACAACGCAAGATTACACGTCATCACTGCTTGCCTCCAAAATCACAACCGTCTGAACATGTACCCTTAACTAACGACCACGACCGCCGGCAGCAGAAGCTTCTCCAAGCCGTGGCTGAGTCGAATGAGGAGCAGCTCCCTGGAGTCAGAACATTCGAGAACGACTCGGCGCGGCTTACCCTCGTTGGCGCTGTTGACTTCCAGCAAGCCGTCACTGCTGCCGCTGCTGATGGCGGCCGAGCAGCCAACGAACACATTATCGCCGGCTTACCAACCATGGTCATAGAGACCGTCTTCCCAGGACGGCCTGATGACTGCAGCACTCTTTCCACTAGGCTG TTTTTACCTGCTAGCAAAGTAAAAGAGAAGGCTAAGAAACTCAAAGCTACCCTTAGTGAAGATATTCTTTCTAGCACTACGTCGGAGAACATACTTGCCATGACATTTAGACAGGTGGTACTGCAACAGCTTTGGAGCTTTGAGCTTGTGGCATTTAGATGTGGAACTGAAAGAAATATCGATGATTTTGGAAATCTGAGAGAG CAGGTACTTGCAACTTTTACCATCAGCTCTTCAGAAGAACATATGCTTTCTGTGCTTGCTGAAGTTATTTGCTCTTCTGCACTTGAAAGTATTGAAAGTCATACAGTGGGCCAATCATTTGGTAGAGCATCTGCAAAGTTTATTCAATGGTTTCACAAACCTAAAAGATATGTATCCAAAGACTCATCCATTATTCTACATAAGCTACTTGATAACGAGATAGCTGCCAATGCAAAAATTCTGCTGGACAAGTTTAGCTCAAGAAGGGTGAAATCTATGGGAATTAAGTCAAAATATAGTTGGTGGACATTGTCATCGGACCCTGAATTGGAAAAGTTTAATGGCCCTGAATTTACTGCTGGGCTTAATGAACATATACCTTCATATCGGCTGCAAATAGATGCTGGCAAATTCAAAGATGTGAAAATTGAAGGGGGGAATTTGTTCACCACGAATATTTGGGAAATTCTCTTGACTCATTGCCAAATG ATAAAGGCGGGATGGAGTTTGAAATTGAGAGTATCAATTCCTGGT GTTTGTTTGGCAGACATTCTTGATATTTATTATCAAGATGACTTCACTTTGCCAGCTAAACAATTGTCGTGTGATGCAATGATGAACCTTTCCAACTTGTCCAGAAATAAG AGCGGCAGTTCTTTGCTTAAAATTTTGTCAGCCACCCTCGCAGGTGGCCTATTGCTTGTTATGATAAGCATTCTAAGTCAACTTTACCTGCCTAATCTGCCTCGCTGGAGGAAGTACCATAAAGATCACTCAGTTCAGTCATCTTGCATTAGATGTATTGAACCCGAATCTTTGGGGCTTACCCAG TTGGAAGCTTGCTGCATTGCAGTAATCAGAAAACTTAAGGACTCTTTTGGTTGGCCTGGAGAAATAATAACAAAAGCTGGTCATTGTGCATGGACTGGAGAGCTGCCATTGTACCTTAAGAGGATGGTTGAAATTGACTCCAAGACGTCAGATGTTTTATCCACAGTGACATTGCCAGGAGAACGAATTGAAGAGATGAAAGGATCTGTTCAAGATATTGCAAGTTATCAG GTTGTTTTGTCTACTGAAGGGGAAGTTGTTGGATTCCAACCAAGAAGCCGTATGGCTGTCAATCACTGGGCATCAAACCCCTTAACAAAGGAGTTGTATGCCAGAAGAAATCTTTCTCCTG GCTTTTTAGAACCTGGTTTGAAGATCCATCATCCTAGTGACGTTGTGCTATTGGAGTTACTAATGTCGGCAAATCCTGAGCCACATTTTGCATTGGTTAGGCCAGTAGGCATTTGA
- the LOC113688216 gene encoding uncharacterized protein isoform X2, which translates to MAFTITHTSHLFANPSYHPAIHFPELPLKQRKITRHHCLPPKSQPSEHVPLTNDHDRRQQKLLQAVAESNEEQLPGVRTFENDSARLTLVGAVDFQQAVTAAAADGGRAANEHIIAGLPTMVIETVFPGRPDDCSTLSTRLFLPASKVKEKAKKLKATLSEDILSSTTSENILAMTFRQVVLQQLWSFELVAFRCGTERNIDDFGNLREVLATFTISSSEEHMLSVLAEVICSSALESIESHTVGQSFGRASAKFIQWFHKPKRYVSKDSSIILHKLLDNEIAANAKILLDKFSSRRVKSMGIKSKYSWWTLSSDPELEKFNGPEFTAGLNEHIPSYRLQIDAGKFKDVKIEGGNLFTTNIWEILLTHCQMIKAGWSLKLRVSIPGVCLADILDIYYQDDFTLPAKQLSCDAMMNLSNLSRNKSGSSLLKILSATLAGGLLLVMISILSQLYLPNLPRWRKYHKDHSVQSSCIRCIEPESLGLTQLEACCIAVIRKLKDSFGWPGEIITKAGHCAWTGELPLYLKRMVEIDSKTSDVLSTVTLPGERIEEMKGSVQDIASYQVVLSTEGEVVGFQPRSRMAVNHWASNPLTKELYARRNLSPGFLEPGLKIHHPSDVVLLELLMSANPEPHFALVRPVGI; encoded by the exons ATGGCGTTCACCATTACACACACCAGCCATCTCTTCGCCAACCCTTCATACCATCCTGCAAtccattttccagaattgccCCTCAAACAACGCAAGATTACACGTCATCACTGCTTGCCTCCAAAATCACAACCGTCTGAACATGTACCCTTAACTAACGACCACGACCGCCGGCAGCAGAAGCTTCTCCAAGCCGTGGCTGAGTCGAATGAGGAGCAGCTCCCTGGAGTCAGAACATTCGAGAACGACTCGGCGCGGCTTACCCTCGTTGGCGCTGTTGACTTCCAGCAAGCCGTCACTGCTGCCGCTGCTGATGGCGGCCGAGCAGCCAACGAACACATTATCGCCGGCTTACCAACCATGGTCATAGAGACCGTCTTCCCAGGACGGCCTGATGACTGCAGCACTCTTTCCACTAGGCTG TTTTTACCTGCTAGCAAAGTAAAAGAGAAGGCTAAGAAACTCAAAGCTACCCTTAGTGAAGATATTCTTTCTAGCACTACGTCGGAGAACATACTTGCCATGACATTTAGACAGGTGGTACTGCAACAGCTTTGGAGCTTTGAGCTTGTGGCATTTAGATGTGGAACTGAAAGAAATATCGATGATTTTGGAAATCTGAGAGAG GTACTTGCAACTTTTACCATCAGCTCTTCAGAAGAACATATGCTTTCTGTGCTTGCTGAAGTTATTTGCTCTTCTGCACTTGAAAGTATTGAAAGTCATACAGTGGGCCAATCATTTGGTAGAGCATCTGCAAAGTTTATTCAATGGTTTCACAAACCTAAAAGATATGTATCCAAAGACTCATCCATTATTCTACATAAGCTACTTGATAACGAGATAGCTGCCAATGCAAAAATTCTGCTGGACAAGTTTAGCTCAAGAAGGGTGAAATCTATGGGAATTAAGTCAAAATATAGTTGGTGGACATTGTCATCGGACCCTGAATTGGAAAAGTTTAATGGCCCTGAATTTACTGCTGGGCTTAATGAACATATACCTTCATATCGGCTGCAAATAGATGCTGGCAAATTCAAAGATGTGAAAATTGAAGGGGGGAATTTGTTCACCACGAATATTTGGGAAATTCTCTTGACTCATTGCCAAATG ATAAAGGCGGGATGGAGTTTGAAATTGAGAGTATCAATTCCTGGT GTTTGTTTGGCAGACATTCTTGATATTTATTATCAAGATGACTTCACTTTGCCAGCTAAACAATTGTCGTGTGATGCAATGATGAACCTTTCCAACTTGTCCAGAAATAAG AGCGGCAGTTCTTTGCTTAAAATTTTGTCAGCCACCCTCGCAGGTGGCCTATTGCTTGTTATGATAAGCATTCTAAGTCAACTTTACCTGCCTAATCTGCCTCGCTGGAGGAAGTACCATAAAGATCACTCAGTTCAGTCATCTTGCATTAGATGTATTGAACCCGAATCTTTGGGGCTTACCCAG TTGGAAGCTTGCTGCATTGCAGTAATCAGAAAACTTAAGGACTCTTTTGGTTGGCCTGGAGAAATAATAACAAAAGCTGGTCATTGTGCATGGACTGGAGAGCTGCCATTGTACCTTAAGAGGATGGTTGAAATTGACTCCAAGACGTCAGATGTTTTATCCACAGTGACATTGCCAGGAGAACGAATTGAAGAGATGAAAGGATCTGTTCAAGATATTGCAAGTTATCAG GTTGTTTTGTCTACTGAAGGGGAAGTTGTTGGATTCCAACCAAGAAGCCGTATGGCTGTCAATCACTGGGCATCAAACCCCTTAACAAAGGAGTTGTATGCCAGAAGAAATCTTTCTCCTG GCTTTTTAGAACCTGGTTTGAAGATCCATCATCCTAGTGACGTTGTGCTATTGGAGTTACTAATGTCGGCAAATCCTGAGCCACATTTTGCATTGGTTAGGCCAGTAGGCATTTGA
- the LOC113688216 gene encoding uncharacterized protein isoform X3 codes for MAFTITHTSHLFANPSYHPAIHFPELPLKQRKITRHHCLPPKSQPSEHVPLTNDHDRRQQKLLQAVAESNEEQLPGVRTFENDSARLTLVGAVDFQQAVTAAAADGGRAANEHIIAGLPTMVIETVFPGRPDDCSTLSTRLFLPASKVKEKAKKLKATLSEDILSSTTSENILAMTFRQVVLQQLWSFELVAFRCGTERNIDDFGNLREQVLATFTISSSEEHMLSVLAEVICSSALESIESHTVGQSFGRASAKFIQWFHKPKRYVSKDSSIILHKLLDNEIAANAKILLDKFSSRRVKSMGIKSKYSWWTLSSDPELEKFNGPEFTAGLNEHIPSYRLQIDAGKFKDVKIEGGNLFTTNIWEILLTHCQMVCLADILDIYYQDDFTLPAKQLSCDAMMNLSNLSRNKSGSSLLKILSATLAGGLLLVMISILSQLYLPNLPRWRKYHKDHSVQSSCIRCIEPESLGLTQLEACCIAVIRKLKDSFGWPGEIITKAGHCAWTGELPLYLKRMVEIDSKTSDVLSTVTLPGERIEEMKGSVQDIASYQVVLSTEGEVVGFQPRSRMAVNHWASNPLTKELYARRNLSPGFLEPGLKIHHPSDVVLLELLMSANPEPHFALVRPVGI; via the exons ATGGCGTTCACCATTACACACACCAGCCATCTCTTCGCCAACCCTTCATACCATCCTGCAAtccattttccagaattgccCCTCAAACAACGCAAGATTACACGTCATCACTGCTTGCCTCCAAAATCACAACCGTCTGAACATGTACCCTTAACTAACGACCACGACCGCCGGCAGCAGAAGCTTCTCCAAGCCGTGGCTGAGTCGAATGAGGAGCAGCTCCCTGGAGTCAGAACATTCGAGAACGACTCGGCGCGGCTTACCCTCGTTGGCGCTGTTGACTTCCAGCAAGCCGTCACTGCTGCCGCTGCTGATGGCGGCCGAGCAGCCAACGAACACATTATCGCCGGCTTACCAACCATGGTCATAGAGACCGTCTTCCCAGGACGGCCTGATGACTGCAGCACTCTTTCCACTAGGCTG TTTTTACCTGCTAGCAAAGTAAAAGAGAAGGCTAAGAAACTCAAAGCTACCCTTAGTGAAGATATTCTTTCTAGCACTACGTCGGAGAACATACTTGCCATGACATTTAGACAGGTGGTACTGCAACAGCTTTGGAGCTTTGAGCTTGTGGCATTTAGATGTGGAACTGAAAGAAATATCGATGATTTTGGAAATCTGAGAGAG CAGGTACTTGCAACTTTTACCATCAGCTCTTCAGAAGAACATATGCTTTCTGTGCTTGCTGAAGTTATTTGCTCTTCTGCACTTGAAAGTATTGAAAGTCATACAGTGGGCCAATCATTTGGTAGAGCATCTGCAAAGTTTATTCAATGGTTTCACAAACCTAAAAGATATGTATCCAAAGACTCATCCATTATTCTACATAAGCTACTTGATAACGAGATAGCTGCCAATGCAAAAATTCTGCTGGACAAGTTTAGCTCAAGAAGGGTGAAATCTATGGGAATTAAGTCAAAATATAGTTGGTGGACATTGTCATCGGACCCTGAATTGGAAAAGTTTAATGGCCCTGAATTTACTGCTGGGCTTAATGAACATATACCTTCATATCGGCTGCAAATAGATGCTGGCAAATTCAAAGATGTGAAAATTGAAGGGGGGAATTTGTTCACCACGAATATTTGGGAAATTCTCTTGACTCATTGCCAAATG GTTTGTTTGGCAGACATTCTTGATATTTATTATCAAGATGACTTCACTTTGCCAGCTAAACAATTGTCGTGTGATGCAATGATGAACCTTTCCAACTTGTCCAGAAATAAG AGCGGCAGTTCTTTGCTTAAAATTTTGTCAGCCACCCTCGCAGGTGGCCTATTGCTTGTTATGATAAGCATTCTAAGTCAACTTTACCTGCCTAATCTGCCTCGCTGGAGGAAGTACCATAAAGATCACTCAGTTCAGTCATCTTGCATTAGATGTATTGAACCCGAATCTTTGGGGCTTACCCAG TTGGAAGCTTGCTGCATTGCAGTAATCAGAAAACTTAAGGACTCTTTTGGTTGGCCTGGAGAAATAATAACAAAAGCTGGTCATTGTGCATGGACTGGAGAGCTGCCATTGTACCTTAAGAGGATGGTTGAAATTGACTCCAAGACGTCAGATGTTTTATCCACAGTGACATTGCCAGGAGAACGAATTGAAGAGATGAAAGGATCTGTTCAAGATATTGCAAGTTATCAG GTTGTTTTGTCTACTGAAGGGGAAGTTGTTGGATTCCAACCAAGAAGCCGTATGGCTGTCAATCACTGGGCATCAAACCCCTTAACAAAGGAGTTGTATGCCAGAAGAAATCTTTCTCCTG GCTTTTTAGAACCTGGTTTGAAGATCCATCATCCTAGTGACGTTGTGCTATTGGAGTTACTAATGTCGGCAAATCCTGAGCCACATTTTGCATTGGTTAGGCCAGTAGGCATTTGA
- the LOC113688216 gene encoding uncharacterized protein isoform X4, protein MAFTITHTSHLFANPSYHPAIHFPELPLKQRKITRHHCLPPKSQPSEHVPLTNDHDRRQQKLLQAVAESNEEQLPGVRTFENDSARLTLVGAVDFQQAVTAAAADGGRAANEHIIAGLPTMVIETVFPGRPDDCSTLSTRLFLPASKVKEKAKKLKATLSEDILSSTTSENILAMTFRQVVLQQLWSFELVAFRCGTERNIDDFGNLREQVLATFTISSSEEHMLSVLAEVICSSALESIESHTVGQSFGRASAKFIQWFHKPKRYVSKDSSIILHKLLDNEIAANAKILLDKFSSRRVKSMGIKSKYSWWTLSSDPELEKFNGPEFTAGLNEHIPSYRLQIDAGKFKDVKIEGGNLFTTNIWEILLTHCQMIKAGWSLKLRVSIPGVCLADILDIYYQDDFTLPAKQLSCDAMMNLSNLSRNKSGSSLLKILSATLAGGLLLVMISILSQLYLPNLPRWRKYHKDHSVQSSCIRCIEPESLGLTQLEACCIAVIRKLKDSFGWPGEIITKAGHCAWTGELPLYLKRMVEIDSKTSDVLSTVTLPGERIEEMKGSVQDIASYQGKLLDSNQEAVWLSITGHQTP, encoded by the exons ATGGCGTTCACCATTACACACACCAGCCATCTCTTCGCCAACCCTTCATACCATCCTGCAAtccattttccagaattgccCCTCAAACAACGCAAGATTACACGTCATCACTGCTTGCCTCCAAAATCACAACCGTCTGAACATGTACCCTTAACTAACGACCACGACCGCCGGCAGCAGAAGCTTCTCCAAGCCGTGGCTGAGTCGAATGAGGAGCAGCTCCCTGGAGTCAGAACATTCGAGAACGACTCGGCGCGGCTTACCCTCGTTGGCGCTGTTGACTTCCAGCAAGCCGTCACTGCTGCCGCTGCTGATGGCGGCCGAGCAGCCAACGAACACATTATCGCCGGCTTACCAACCATGGTCATAGAGACCGTCTTCCCAGGACGGCCTGATGACTGCAGCACTCTTTCCACTAGGCTG TTTTTACCTGCTAGCAAAGTAAAAGAGAAGGCTAAGAAACTCAAAGCTACCCTTAGTGAAGATATTCTTTCTAGCACTACGTCGGAGAACATACTTGCCATGACATTTAGACAGGTGGTACTGCAACAGCTTTGGAGCTTTGAGCTTGTGGCATTTAGATGTGGAACTGAAAGAAATATCGATGATTTTGGAAATCTGAGAGAG CAGGTACTTGCAACTTTTACCATCAGCTCTTCAGAAGAACATATGCTTTCTGTGCTTGCTGAAGTTATTTGCTCTTCTGCACTTGAAAGTATTGAAAGTCATACAGTGGGCCAATCATTTGGTAGAGCATCTGCAAAGTTTATTCAATGGTTTCACAAACCTAAAAGATATGTATCCAAAGACTCATCCATTATTCTACATAAGCTACTTGATAACGAGATAGCTGCCAATGCAAAAATTCTGCTGGACAAGTTTAGCTCAAGAAGGGTGAAATCTATGGGAATTAAGTCAAAATATAGTTGGTGGACATTGTCATCGGACCCTGAATTGGAAAAGTTTAATGGCCCTGAATTTACTGCTGGGCTTAATGAACATATACCTTCATATCGGCTGCAAATAGATGCTGGCAAATTCAAAGATGTGAAAATTGAAGGGGGGAATTTGTTCACCACGAATATTTGGGAAATTCTCTTGACTCATTGCCAAATG ATAAAGGCGGGATGGAGTTTGAAATTGAGAGTATCAATTCCTGGT GTTTGTTTGGCAGACATTCTTGATATTTATTATCAAGATGACTTCACTTTGCCAGCTAAACAATTGTCGTGTGATGCAATGATGAACCTTTCCAACTTGTCCAGAAATAAG AGCGGCAGTTCTTTGCTTAAAATTTTGTCAGCCACCCTCGCAGGTGGCCTATTGCTTGTTATGATAAGCATTCTAAGTCAACTTTACCTGCCTAATCTGCCTCGCTGGAGGAAGTACCATAAAGATCACTCAGTTCAGTCATCTTGCATTAGATGTATTGAACCCGAATCTTTGGGGCTTACCCAG TTGGAAGCTTGCTGCATTGCAGTAATCAGAAAACTTAAGGACTCTTTTGGTTGGCCTGGAGAAATAATAACAAAAGCTGGTCATTGTGCATGGACTGGAGAGCTGCCATTGTACCTTAAGAGGATGGTTGAAATTGACTCCAAGACGTCAGATGTTTTATCCACAGTGACATTGCCAGGAGAACGAATTGAAGAGATGAAAGGATCTGTTCAAGATATTGCAAGTTATCAG GGGAAGTTGTTGGATTCCAACCAAGAAGCCGTATGGCTGTCAATCACTGGGCATCAAACCCCTTAA